In one window of Candidatus Scalindua sp. DNA:
- the icd gene encoding NADP-dependent isocitrate dehydrogenase: MIYRKINIPDNGKNIVVNDDFSLDVPDNPIIGFIEGDGIGIDITPVMRAVVDAAVEKAFASERSIAWMEIYAGEKSVRMYGENEWLPDETLQALRACSVAIKGPLTTPVGGGIRSLNVALRQLLDLYVCQRPVRYFPGTPSPLKSPELTDMVIFRENSEDIYAGIEWEANSNEAKQVIDFLQNEMGVTKIRFPENCGIGIKPVSEHGTKRLVRKAIQYAIDNNRTSVTLVHKGNIMKFTEGAFKQWGYDLAQEEFGAVEIDGGPWCSMKNPSTGKEIIIKDVIADAFLQQILLRPADYDIIATLNLNGDYISDALAAQVGGIGIAPGANLSDSIGLFEATHGTAPKYAGHNKVNPGSLILSAEMLLRHIGWQEAADLVIKGLSAAIEAKTVTYDLERLIDNATLLSCSEFGEAIIQHM; this comes from the coding sequence ATGATTTATAGAAAAATTAACATTCCTGATAATGGGAAAAACATTGTGGTTAATGACGATTTTTCCCTTGACGTCCCTGACAATCCAATTATCGGTTTCATTGAAGGCGACGGAATAGGCATCGATATAACCCCTGTAATGCGTGCGGTGGTAGATGCTGCGGTTGAGAAAGCATTCGCCAGTGAACGCTCAATCGCATGGATGGAAATCTATGCGGGTGAAAAATCGGTGCGAATGTATGGAGAAAACGAATGGTTACCTGATGAAACACTGCAGGCACTCAGAGCCTGCAGTGTCGCTATTAAAGGGCCGTTGACGACACCTGTTGGCGGCGGAATCCGCTCCCTGAATGTCGCATTACGCCAGTTACTTGATCTCTATGTCTGCCAACGTCCTGTACGCTATTTTCCTGGTACACCAAGTCCGCTTAAATCACCGGAACTCACGGATATGGTAATCTTTCGTGAAAATTCAGAAGATATTTATGCTGGTATTGAGTGGGAGGCAAACAGTAATGAAGCAAAACAGGTAATCGATTTCCTGCAAAATGAAATGGGAGTAACCAAGATCCGATTCCCGGAAAATTGCGGTATAGGAATAAAACCTGTCTCTGAACATGGTACAAAACGTCTTGTCCGCAAGGCTATTCAGTATGCCATTGATAATAATCGTACATCGGTAACTTTAGTTCATAAGGGTAATATTATGAAATTTACCGAAGGGGCATTCAAGCAATGGGGATATGATCTGGCTCAAGAAGAATTTGGTGCGGTGGAGATAGATGGCGGGCCATGGTGTTCAATGAAAAATCCTTCAACCGGTAAGGAAATTATTATCAAAGATGTCATTGCCGATGCATTTCTGCAGCAAATTCTCTTACGCCCTGCTGATTATGATATAATCGCCACTTTAAATCTCAATGGCGATTATATCTCTGACGCCTTGGCTGCACAGGTAGGCGGCATCGGTATTGCACCGGGTGCAAACTTATCTGACAGTATTGGATTATTCGAGGCCACTCACGGAACGGCACCTAAATATGCAGGTCACAATAAAGTCAACCCCGGATCATTAATTCTATCAGCCGAAATGTTATTACGTCACATCGGCTGGCAAGAGGCTGCCGATCTGGTCATAAAAGGTTTATCAGCTGCCATTGAAGCGAAAACAGTAACCTATGACCTTGAACGCTTAATCGACAACGCCACTTTGCTGAGTTGTTCAGAATTTGGTGAAGCAATCATTCAGCATATGTAA
- a CDS encoding DHH family phosphoesterase, giving the protein MYIIFGCGSTGNAVTDTLTKLEKEVLVVDRDASVLSKWQDLHVNVLASEITSFDINNPLCVQANIIMILTGDTKSNVILLKKLKVKYPLKFVLVKASDQDEADTLKANGADLVLHTGKILAQAIFPELESVEMKQSAYSLVNTIKEANGKGLAIFLQDNPDPDAIASGLTLKHISKFFDVESNIYYGGSISHQKNKALINLLNMDLIEAKTSEEAMEIVRNAGKIALVEASIPSKNNILPADVIPDMIFDHHPVDLNSVKGDFIDIQPKLGATATIMTKYIRQLNIKPNHQLATALLYGIRTDTREFTRNTSSDDLIAVSYLSPLADGNILSQLESPPMSAETLDIIGRAIRNREIRGSYLASFVEFISERDALPQAAEMMLQLEGINTVLIFGINEDKVQLSARSRDTRVNLGTLLQSAFGKLNSGGHATMAAGVINLGILGDANDRTSLLKVTSDAVRKKFFSAVGAESEKEKLSIIEEPKARIARM; this is encoded by the coding sequence ATGTACATTATCTTCGGATGTGGTTCAACCGGAAATGCTGTTACAGACACCTTGACGAAATTGGAGAAAGAGGTGTTGGTAGTAGATCGGGATGCGTCCGTTTTGTCAAAATGGCAGGATCTGCATGTCAATGTATTAGCTTCTGAAATAACCTCTTTTGACATAAATAATCCATTATGTGTACAAGCGAATATTATCATGATCCTCACGGGGGATACAAAAAGTAATGTAATACTGCTGAAAAAATTAAAGGTCAAATATCCGCTCAAGTTCGTACTTGTTAAGGCTTCGGATCAAGATGAAGCAGATACGTTAAAAGCCAATGGTGCTGATCTGGTACTACATACCGGTAAAATATTGGCACAAGCCATCTTCCCTGAACTTGAGAGTGTAGAGATGAAACAGTCTGCTTATTCATTAGTCAACACCATAAAGGAAGCTAATGGTAAAGGTCTGGCAATTTTCTTACAAGACAATCCAGATCCAGACGCAATTGCCTCAGGACTTACCCTGAAACACATTAGTAAATTCTTTGATGTGGAAAGCAACATCTACTATGGAGGAAGTATCAGCCACCAGAAGAATAAGGCGCTGATTAATCTGTTAAATATGGATTTGATAGAGGCAAAAACTTCAGAAGAAGCAATGGAAATTGTAAGAAATGCCGGAAAGATTGCATTAGTGGAAGCTTCCATCCCATCTAAAAATAATATTTTGCCTGCAGATGTAATACCTGATATGATTTTTGACCATCACCCTGTTGATCTAAATTCAGTAAAGGGAGATTTTATCGATATCCAGCCAAAATTGGGTGCTACCGCTACGATAATGACTAAATACATCCGGCAGTTAAACATCAAACCAAATCATCAGCTTGCAACAGCATTGCTCTATGGAATCAGAACAGACACCAGAGAATTTACCAGAAACACCTCATCTGATGATTTGATAGCAGTATCCTATCTTTCTCCTTTGGCAGATGGCAATATATTGAGTCAATTAGAATCACCACCCATGAGTGCAGAAACTCTTGATATTATTGGAAGAGCAATCCGAAACAGGGAAATTAGAGGCTCTTACCTCGCATCATTTGTAGAATTTATCAGTGAAAGAGACGCCCTGCCACAGGCTGCAGAAATGATGTTGCAGCTTGAAGGAATTAACACCGTTCTCATCTTTGGTATCAACGAAGATAAAGTTCAATTGTCGGCAAGGAGCCGGGATACAAGGGTTAATTTAGGAACTCTTTTACAAAGTGCCTTTGGCAAATTAAATTCAGGAGGCCATGCTACAATGGCCGCTGGTGTCATTAATCTTGGTATTCTAGGTGATGCAAATGATCGTACTTCTCTTTTAAAAGTCACATCTGATGCCGTCAGGAAGAAGTTTTTTTCTGCAGTCGGAGCAGAATCCGAGAAAGAAAAACTGTCAATAATCGAAGAACCCAAGGCACGCATAGCTCGAATGTAA
- a CDS encoding FxsA family protein — MLIRLIILFTVVPLGELYLLLCVGKYLGVFYTIMIVLITGILGGFLARSQGLSIYRRIRMDLESGIIPTDGLLDGLFILAAGALLLTPGLITDIVGFLFLIPGLRNWLQKGLKKRFKRNFETRHIRNYSDPCSPGGMEENHF; from the coding sequence ATGCTAATCCGACTTATTATACTGTTTACTGTGGTACCATTGGGAGAATTATATCTATTATTGTGTGTTGGAAAATATCTGGGGGTATTTTACACCATTATGATAGTATTGATAACAGGTATACTTGGAGGCTTTCTTGCCAGGAGTCAAGGTCTCAGCATTTATCGAAGAATCAGAATGGATTTGGAGAGTGGAATCATACCCACGGATGGTCTTTTAGACGGTCTATTTATTCTGGCTGCCGGTGCATTATTGTTAACTCCTGGTCTTATAACGGACATTGTTGGTTTTCTGTTTCTGATTCCTGGTTTGAGAAACTGGCTGCAAAAGGGTTTAAAAAAACGGTTTAAAAGAAATTTTGAAACCAGACACATTCGTAATTATTCCGATCCCTGTTCCCCTGGTGGAATGGAAGAGAATCATTTTTAA
- the pabB gene encoding aminodeoxychorismate synthase component I, with product MKFFSFTRAYPKNFFLDSSLTESPVGRYSFIGYDPFFTILSKGRDIVFQDRQGTTKKRGNPFDELRTLLDKFHVEDKHDTVPFTCGAVGYFGYDLCHFIEKLPTTTIDDIGFPEMYFSFYDIMVALDHLENRCYIISVDFSSDSAKSTEKRIEKLTMELNQASSMQEESIIIENTKKRKIISNFSKSDYLRAVESIKHYICQGDIYQVNLSQRFQTQINIPPHEIFRKLRKINPAPFSCYLKFDNKCIISSSPERFLSVRNVSNNLDCNKQMVERKVQTKPIKGTRPRYDNSELNEKMKSVLLSSKKDDSELTMIVDLERNDLGRVCSYNTVNVTARKELEEHPTVYHLVGTVEGILHPQYDIIDLIKATFPGGSITGVPKVRAMQIIDELEPTRRNVYTGAMGYISFNGNIDFNIAIRTFLVKDDHIFFQVGGGIVADSDPEEEYEETLHKARGLMETLEGV from the coding sequence ATGAAGTTTTTCTCATTTACCCGGGCGTACCCCAAAAACTTTTTTCTTGATAGTTCGCTTACAGAATCACCGGTAGGAAGATACTCATTCATCGGTTACGATCCGTTCTTCACCATTTTATCAAAAGGCCGTGACATTGTCTTCCAGGACCGTCAAGGAACCACAAAGAAGAGAGGGAATCCCTTTGATGAATTACGTACTCTTTTAGATAAATTCCATGTAGAAGATAAGCATGATACGGTACCATTCACCTGTGGAGCAGTTGGATACTTTGGTTACGATCTCTGTCATTTTATAGAAAAACTTCCTACCACCACAATCGATGACATTGGATTCCCTGAAATGTACTTCAGCTTCTATGACATAATGGTAGCTCTGGACCATCTTGAGAACAGGTGTTACATTATTTCCGTTGATTTTAGTTCTGATTCAGCCAAAAGTACAGAGAAAAGAATCGAAAAGCTTACCATGGAACTCAATCAAGCTTCCAGCATGCAAGAAGAATCAATAATTATTGAAAACACGAAAAAGCGTAAGATAATCAGTAATTTTTCAAAATCAGACTATTTAAGAGCTGTGGAGAGTATAAAACACTATATATGCCAGGGCGATATATATCAGGTAAATCTTTCTCAAAGATTTCAGACGCAGATCAATATCCCCCCACACGAAATATTCAGAAAATTGAGAAAAATTAATCCTGCACCATTTTCCTGTTATCTGAAATTTGACAATAAATGCATTATCAGTTCCTCTCCGGAAAGATTTCTGTCTGTAAGGAATGTTTCAAACAATCTTGACTGCAACAAACAAATGGTTGAACGAAAAGTTCAGACAAAGCCAATAAAGGGAACACGACCAAGATACGACAACAGCGAATTAAATGAAAAAATGAAGTCAGTTTTACTTTCAAGCAAGAAAGACGATTCAGAATTAACCATGATAGTGGATCTTGAACGAAACGATCTCGGCAGGGTTTGCAGTTATAATACGGTAAATGTTACTGCCAGAAAGGAGCTTGAAGAGCATCCCACTGTTTATCATCTTGTCGGCACCGTTGAAGGAATCCTTCATCCACAATATGACATTATAGACTTAATCAAGGCCACCTTTCCGGGTGGCTCGATCACGGGAGTACCAAAGGTCAGGGCCATGCAGATTATTGATGAACTGGAACCTACCAGGAGAAATGTCTATACAGGTGCAATGGGATACATAAGTTTTAATGGAAATATTGACTTTAATATAGCCATCAGGACATTCCTGGTTAAGGATGATCATATATTCTTTCAGGTCGGGGGAGGAATCGTTGCTGATTCTGACCCTGAAGAAGAGTACGAAGAGACACTGCACAAAGCGAGGGGTCTCATGGAAACATTGGAAGGAGTGTAG
- a CDS encoding VCBS repeat-containing protein, whose amino-acid sequence MKELINKVAKRGWCFLLLLALQTGVIVISPVGWSGTVHGATFYVDPVYGDDSNDGLSPSTARRTVNQNEILSLSNGNKILFNKSPIVAGSRESLQPGFAGEPIVTGDNCCQTDRIILGSEVISGWSQYVPDVWQAPLRTNPKHVGSNDTWYESVSLDSLKCLPGISLCIDDLGNSQWYWESGVLYTRDTDGNPDKTGKTIHAVVRNRGWSITAGDFNGDGFNDVVSVDQVYDGAAFNTGEVYVNYGKGVFLIPPDQILSDPDGNKQDQFGFSVASAGDVNNDGCDELIVAMGWGINKVYLYMGSQQGLSYLPDKTLLPPVGYPGYGFGHAISKRSGDINGDGFDDILIGSGSHPNYFCVYHGSPSGIESNPDAIVTYPGTEEGSQLNLSFVGDTNNSGFDGLAVSPRIVTPSSVCDVYVYQGSSAGVSKDPPHIITIDSGWIHSFGFNVTPSRAGDIDGDGFDDLLVGNEWAFGSDINEGKAYVHYGSSSGLSPFPDVTFANPQPAFNARFGVSVDGIDDFNHDGFRDIIVGSPYRNSIAAIYYGSSKGITAIPSLTLAEVGFFGSAVSHAGDIKGNGQNFIVVGEEIGGAYLYALKKTRGVIVNNYVEFVPIADTYKVTSDTAGCPEGFAGKLGFKARLENTSSIDLIQLTVKIVILTNGNLLHNADGGPDGEGGILTIPQTGHYLDGKLSPGEFVDVSIEICLKALEPFRFLGDLTGVPISKEEQ is encoded by the coding sequence ATGAAAGAGCTGATAAATAAAGTAGCAAAAAGGGGATGGTGTTTTCTCCTTCTTCTTGCTTTGCAAACAGGGGTCATTGTTATCTCACCTGTGGGCTGGTCCGGGACTGTTCATGGGGCCACGTTTTATGTCGACCCTGTATATGGCGATGACAGCAATGATGGCCTATCTCCCTCAACAGCCCGGCGAACGGTTAATCAAAATGAAATCTTATCCTTGAGCAACGGGAATAAAATACTCTTTAACAAAAGTCCAATTGTGGCAGGTTCGCGTGAATCCCTGCAACCTGGTTTCGCAGGAGAACCCATTGTTACGGGTGACAATTGTTGCCAGACAGATCGAATAATTCTGGGCTCTGAAGTGATCTCAGGTTGGTCACAATACGTGCCGGATGTATGGCAGGCTCCTTTGAGAACAAATCCCAAACACGTTGGAAGTAATGATACATGGTACGAAAGCGTATCATTGGACTCATTGAAATGTCTTCCAGGTATCTCTTTGTGTATAGATGATCTGGGAAATAGCCAATGGTACTGGGAATCAGGTGTTTTATATACAAGAGACACTGACGGGAATCCGGATAAGACAGGTAAAACCATTCATGCAGTTGTCAGGAATAGAGGTTGGAGTATAACTGCAGGTGATTTTAATGGAGATGGATTCAATGACGTTGTTTCTGTTGATCAGGTTTATGATGGGGCAGCTTTCAATACAGGTGAGGTCTACGTCAATTACGGGAAAGGGGTATTTTTGATCCCCCCTGATCAGATTCTCAGTGATCCTGATGGTAATAAACAAGACCAGTTTGGGTTCTCTGTTGCCTCAGCCGGTGATGTCAACAATGACGGATGTGATGAACTCATTGTTGCAATGGGTTGGGGCATTAATAAGGTGTATCTTTATATGGGGTCTCAACAAGGATTAAGTTATTTACCCGATAAAACGCTTTTGCCTCCCGTTGGCTACCCGGGATATGGTTTCGGCCATGCAATATCCAAACGGTCTGGGGACATAAACGGAGACGGATTTGATGATATTCTCATCGGGAGTGGAAGCCATCCTAACTATTTTTGTGTTTATCATGGTTCCCCTTCAGGGATAGAGAGTAATCCAGATGCGATTGTTACCTATCCTGGCACAGAAGAAGGCTCTCAGCTTAATCTTTCATTTGTTGGAGATACAAACAACTCTGGATTTGATGGTTTGGCCGTAAGTCCCAGGATAGTAACCCCTTCGAGTGTCTGTGATGTTTATGTGTATCAGGGGTCATCGGCAGGAGTAAGCAAAGATCCTCCTCACATAATCACCATAGATAGCGGATGGATACATTCTTTCGGGTTTAATGTAACTCCTTCCAGAGCCGGGGACATAGATGGAGACGGTTTTGACGATCTTCTGGTTGGCAATGAATGGGCATTCGGGAGCGACATAAATGAGGGGAAAGCGTATGTTCACTATGGTTCTTCCTCAGGGCTTTCTCCTTTTCCGGACGTAACGTTTGCCAACCCCCAACCAGCCTTCAATGCGAGGTTTGGAGTATCAGTTGATGGAATAGATGATTTCAATCATGATGGCTTCAGGGATATTATAGTCGGCAGCCCATACAGGAACAGCATTGCTGCCATTTATTATGGTTCATCCAAAGGCATTACAGCTATACCTTCCCTGACATTGGCTGAAGTAGGATTCTTTGGTTCGGCAGTATCCCATGCCGGAGATATCAAGGGAAATGGACAGAATTTCATAGTTGTAGGTGAGGAGATTGGTGGCGCTTATCTATACGCATTAAAAAAAACCAGGGGTGTTATCGTCAATAATTATGTTGAATTTGTTCCTATAGCTGATACGTACAAAGTTACCTCTGATACGGCTGGATGTCCAGAAGGATTTGCCGGTAAATTAGGTTTTAAAGCAAGACTTGAAAATACGAGCAGCATTGATCTTATTCAACTCACTGTGAAGATTGTGATCTTAACCAATGGCAACCTGCTTCACAATGCAGATGGTGGCCCTGATGGAGAAGGAGGGATCTTGACTATCCCCCAAACAGGTCATTACCTGGATGGAAAACTCAGTCCCGGTGAGTTTGTAGATGTTTCAATTGAGATCTGCCTGAAAGCATTGGAGCCATTCAGGTTCCTGGGAGATCTGACAGGTGTACCGATCTCGAAGGAGGAGCAGTGA
- the argC gene encoding N-acetyl-gamma-glutamyl-phosphate reductase, which produces MIKVGIVGATAYTSLELIKILLRHPETAISYLGTRSKAGIKISEIFPVLKKIFDMPCSQLSVGSVPEDVDLVFVTLPPTVSMQFVPQFLDAGIKVVDLSADYRFPEKSVYERWYKVKHTDPSRLEKAVYGLPELFRDKIKEAALVANPGCYPTSALIGLAPLIQKDLIYTDDIIIDAKSGISGSGREPKESTHYCERNENLEAYNVGVHRHTPEIEGILSLLGNSDTFVYFTPHLIPMTRGLLCSMYVRLKKQVTNEEIRGLFNDLYGGEPFIRLSTEGTFPKTRDVTDTNMCEISVQTVGKRAVIFSSIDNLIKGASGQAVQNMNIMCGHNETMGLF; this is translated from the coding sequence TTGATAAAAGTCGGGATTGTCGGTGCAACTGCATACACAAGTCTGGAATTGATTAAGATCCTGTTACGGCATCCAGAAACAGCGATTTCGTATCTTGGTACGAGAAGCAAGGCGGGTATCAAGATCTCTGAAATTTTTCCTGTTTTAAAGAAGATCTTTGATATGCCCTGTTCACAATTAAGTGTCGGTAGTGTGCCGGAAGATGTTGACCTGGTTTTCGTTACCCTTCCCCCGACGGTCTCAATGCAATTTGTACCGCAATTTTTAGATGCAGGGATTAAGGTAGTGGATCTCAGCGCTGACTATCGATTCCCCGAAAAATCAGTCTACGAAAGATGGTATAAGGTAAAGCATACCGACCCATCTCGATTAGAAAAAGCTGTTTATGGTCTTCCCGAGTTATTTCGTGACAAGATTAAGGAAGCAGCTCTTGTAGCAAATCCCGGGTGCTATCCGACATCAGCGCTTATTGGTTTAGCCCCCTTGATCCAGAAAGATCTTATTTATACTGATGATATCATTATCGATGCTAAATCCGGAATTTCGGGAAGCGGACGTGAACCAAAAGAGTCAACACATTATTGTGAGAGAAATGAAAATTTAGAAGCGTATAATGTTGGGGTTCACAGGCATACACCAGAGATTGAAGGTATTCTTTCCTTGTTGGGGAATTCTGACACATTCGTATATTTTACCCCGCATTTGATTCCCATGACACGGGGTCTTTTGTGTTCAATGTACGTTCGGTTAAAGAAACAGGTTACGAATGAGGAGATCAGGGGTTTGTTCAATGATCTGTATGGAGGAGAACCGTTTATTCGACTCAGCACTGAGGGAACGTTTCCCAAGACCAGGGATGTAACAGATACAAACATGTGTGAAATTTCTGTTCAAACTGTTGGCAAACGTGCGGTTATTTTCTCCAGCATAGACAATTTAATCAAAGGTGCATCAGGACAAGCGGTACAAAATATGAATATCATGTGCGGTCATAACGAGACGATGGGTCTCTTTTAA
- the gltX gene encoding glutamate--tRNA ligase — protein sequence MREKVKVRFPPSPTGFLHIGGARTALYNWLFARNHEGSLVLRIEDTDQIRSTDAATQSILESLTWLGLDWDEGPYYQSQRLSIYQEYVDKLLKQGDATYIDDPEKGRAVRFKIKDVPTDINDLIHGTIKFDTALLEDFIIQKGDGFPTYNFACVVDDGLMEITHIIRGDDHISNTPRQIALYHALGFDLPKFAHIPMILGEDGTRLSKRHGATSTVEYREMGYLPEAIINFIALLGWSPGHDQEFMTKQEMIEKFSLKRVNKASARFDTVKLDWMNSKYIRELSAESLAKKLHSYIEKAGFDTTHLSDVWLQKLIELYKERFKTLSEFMTQTYPFFPDEIEYDNKEVEKFLKKDGASALISDTYARLKELETFSIKEIEECLRKITTHHGISFGKLAQPLRVSIVGKSASAGIFETLELLGKQKTLNRLEYVMKTFL from the coding sequence ATGAGAGAAAAAGTAAAGGTAAGGTTTCCTCCCAGTCCTACCGGTTTCCTGCATATCGGTGGAGCAAGAACAGCCCTTTACAACTGGCTTTTTGCAAGAAATCACGAGGGGAGCCTGGTATTGAGGATCGAGGACACAGATCAAATACGTTCCACAGATGCGGCAACGCAGTCGATATTGGAGAGTTTAACCTGGTTGGGATTGGATTGGGATGAGGGCCCTTATTATCAAAGCCAGAGGCTTTCTATCTATCAGGAATATGTTGATAAACTCTTGAAGCAGGGAGACGCTACGTACATTGATGACCCTGAAAAAGGCAGAGCCGTCCGCTTTAAGATTAAGGATGTGCCAACTGATATTAATGATCTGATACATGGTACAATCAAATTTGACACTGCCCTTCTCGAAGATTTTATCATACAAAAGGGAGACGGTTTTCCTACCTATAATTTTGCCTGTGTCGTTGATGATGGGTTGATGGAAATCACCCACATCATTCGTGGAGACGATCATATATCAAATACACCAAGACAAATCGCATTATACCATGCCCTGGGTTTTGATTTACCCAAATTTGCTCACATCCCCATGATCCTCGGGGAAGATGGTACCCGTTTAAGTAAACGCCATGGTGCAACTTCGACAGTTGAATACCGTGAAATGGGCTATCTGCCTGAAGCCATAATCAATTTTATTGCCCTTCTTGGTTGGTCTCCGGGACACGATCAGGAATTTATGACAAAGCAAGAGATGATTGAAAAATTCTCTTTAAAACGGGTCAATAAAGCAAGCGCCAGGTTTGACACCGTTAAACTTGATTGGATGAATAGTAAATATATTCGAGAATTATCTGCGGAATCGCTCGCAAAAAAACTGCATAGCTATATCGAAAAGGCAGGATTTGATACCACTCATCTTTCGGATGTCTGGCTGCAGAAACTTATAGAATTGTACAAAGAGAGATTTAAGACGTTATCTGAATTCATGACACAAACGTATCCTTTCTTTCCAGATGAGATCGAATATGACAATAAAGAAGTTGAAAAATTTCTTAAAAAAGATGGTGCCTCTGCCTTGATAAGTGATACGTATGCAAGACTGAAAGAACTTGAGACATTCTCAATTAAAGAAATTGAGGAGTGTCTGCGCAAGATAACAACGCATCACGGGATTAGTTTTGGAAAATTGGCGCAACCGTTAAGAGTGTCAATTGTTGGGAAAAGTGCGAGCGCCGGGATCTTTGAGACATTGGAACTCTTAGGCAAGCAAAAGACACTGAATCGCCTTGAATATGTTATGAAAACATTTTTGTAA
- the thpR gene encoding RNA 2',3'-cyclic phosphodiesterase codes for MSVRLFVAIEIEKRIKERILELLENLKRTGADIRWVASENLHVTVKFIGDSDPVILPSLAKSLENVASGFNPFRIEIENFAVFPTAKKPRIVFVGLRDKENNLTKIFEAVETETEKFGIKRESRKYFGHITVGRTKTEKNIHKLIEILRTDSNHFFGQENVRHISLIQSELTPKGPIYTTIKKFILNKNEHRNH; via the coding sequence ATGTCTGTCAGACTATTTGTAGCAATTGAAATTGAAAAAAGAATAAAAGAGCGTATACTTGAGCTTCTTGAAAATCTCAAAAGAACTGGTGCTGATATACGATGGGTAGCTTCTGAAAACCTGCACGTAACCGTTAAATTTATCGGAGATTCAGATCCAGTTATACTGCCATCATTGGCCAAATCTCTTGAGAATGTTGCGTCGGGTTTCAACCCTTTTAGAATAGAGATAGAAAATTTCGCTGTTTTTCCAACGGCAAAAAAACCACGCATCGTGTTTGTTGGCCTAAGAGACAAAGAAAACAATCTGACAAAAATTTTTGAAGCGGTGGAGACAGAAACAGAGAAATTTGGTATAAAACGTGAATCGAGAAAATACTTTGGTCATATTACAGTCGGCAGAACAAAAACAGAGAAAAACATTCATAAGCTTATTGAGATTTTACGCACTGATTCAAATCATTTTTTTGGACAGGAAAACGTCAGGCATATTTCTCTGATACAAAGTGAATTAACACCGAAAGGTCCTATTTACACAACAATAAAAAAATTTATTCTAAACAAAAATGAGCACAGGAACCATTAA